A stretch of Polypterus senegalus isolate Bchr_013 chromosome 3, ASM1683550v1, whole genome shotgun sequence DNA encodes these proteins:
- the LOC120526420 gene encoding uncharacterized protein LOC120526420 isoform X1, with protein sequence MHLIPYETFCAQCPGKVPLSDPIPITHKGKIIMFSGIVTDVSTYYRRRGLCDSFFRYQEWKDGLHNFDDHIIMSIHPCLFLRNSIQSHTAVERVISSLEKTNEVPYPSHNAILHAYLHFEALMCHDYNFSCAHCGHHPPIVIMDLHKKGVFKMAASDVKEPPPDFKGEVDMEDYWKSVEREILGRGFVKCNRDSPFVILPSYHQWAPWIGPQTRAIHIVANTEYAKVHVSNKSQDESDIDITEERLPNEVMNSKVNPIRKLCKQCKFDSKGSKMDLVLRLRAKMQTRSTYDKVFQKVWGASGEWRFVNMSCFWC encoded by the exons ATGCACTTGATTCCATATGAGACATTTTGTGCCCAGTGCCCTGGTAAGGTTCCTTTGTCTGATCCAATTCCTATTACCCATAAAGGAAAGATCATCATGTTCTCTGGTATTGTTACAG atgtttccACATATTACAGACGACGTGGACTTTGTGACAGTTTCTTCCGTTATCAAGAATGGAAAGATGGCTTACATAATTTTGATGACCATATCATTATGAGCATCCATCCGTGTCTTTTTTTGCGTAATTCAATTCAG AGTCACACAGCTGTTGAGAGGGTCATAAGCAGCCTTGAAAAAACTAATGAAGTGCCCTACCCAAGTCATAATGCCATATTGCATGCATACCTACATTTTGAGGCACTGATGTGCCATGATTATAATTTCTCTTGTGCGCACTGTGGGCATCATCCCCCTATTGTTATCATGGACTTACACAAAAAGGGTGTCTTTAAAATGGCTG caagtgACGTGAAAGAACCCCCACCAGATTTTAAAGGGGAGGTGGACATGGAAGACTATTGGAAGTCCGTGGAAAGAGAAATTCTTGGTAGAGGCTTTGTGAAAT GCAACCGTGATAGTCCTTTTGTAATTTTGCCAAGTTACCATCAGTGGGCACCCTGGATAGGACCCCAAACCAGAGCAATTCACATTGTTGCTAACACAGAGTATGCTAAAGTACATGTGTCAAATAAGTCCCAAGATGAAAGTGACATTGATATTACAGAGGAGCGTCTCCCAAATGAAGTCATGAATTCAAAG GTTAACCCCATCCGAAAGCTTTGTAAACAATGCAAGTTTGACTCTAAGGGCTCAAAAATGGATCTTGTCCTGCGCTTAAGGGCAAAAATGCAAACTCGAAGCACATATGACAAGGTGTTTCAGAAGGTTTGGGGTGCATCAGGCGAGTGGAGGTTTGTTAATATGTCTTGTTTTTGGTGTTAA
- the LOC120526420 gene encoding uncharacterized protein LOC120526420 isoform X2: MNSNDCGIFMLMNDMPALRTWWCIMLPENSSPKGKYSHWTELANVLLNDDQEQKKKREGLDYTEPLMNKQKMEEASASLLQHLAQGTNEQHLLEAEKWCTENNSVFKGQVSLPSLLSMEKDDIEETLQKFDLLTEFPEEEEREYVLEPFTFLVSEMEDMHLFLENMRGKRKKTAFCKKM; the protein is encoded by the exons ATGAATAGCAATGACTGTGGAATTTTCATGTTGATG AATGACATGCCAGCTTTGAGGACGTGGTGGTGTATAATGTTGCCTGAGAACTCAAGCCCCAAGGG GAAATACTCACATTGGACTGAGTTAGCAAATGTCCTTCTAAATGATGAccaagaacagaagaaaaaacgAGAAG gtcTAGACTATACGGAGCCATTAATGAATAAACAGAAGATGG aagaaGCATCAGCCTCTCTTCTCCAACATCTAGCACAGGGCACCAATGAGCAG CATCTTCTGGAGGCAGAGAAGTGGTGTACTGAGAATAATTCTGTCTTCAAAGGGCAAGTCTCACTCCCTTCATTACTCTCAATGGAGAAGGACGACATAGAGGAGACCCTTCAAAAATTTGATTTGTTAactgaatttccagaagaagaggagagggaaTACGTCCTTGAACCATTTACCTTCcttgtttcagagatggaagatatgcatctgtttttagagaatatgagaggaaaaagaaaaaagactgcgttttgtaagaaaatgtaa